The sequence CGATCGATGACTGCTGCCACGTGAGGTAAACCTGTCGCTGAATCCCGGCCGTCGAACTTCGTATCTCCGTGACCGGGAAGATCCAGAGCGAATACGCGGAAGCGTTTCGAGAGTTCAGGAAGCCACTCGTCCCAACTGGTATGATTTCCGGTGAATCCGTGCAGAAGAACCAGAGGGGGACCCTCGCCCGAGGTAACGGCTGTCAGTTCCATCCCGACACCTGCGACAGCAACGTCCCGATTTCGCGATGAGCTGCGAGTGATTCCCGACGCTCAATCCGCACGACAAGGACGTGACTCTCTCCACTCGAAAGTGCTGCCTGCAAAGCATCGGGAAATTGCTCCGCGCGCACCTCCGTTGAAGCAACCCCATAGGATCTGCTGATTTCAGCGATTGAGCGACCGTGCGAAGTGACAAATAAATCTTCGAAGGCAGGATGCCCTTCGCCGGCCAGCGGCAGATGGTCAAAGATCCCCCCACCGTCGTTGTCCAGAACCACCAGTACGGCACGAGCGTCCGCACGCGTGGCGGCAAGAAGACCGCCGGCATCGTGGAGGAACGAAACGTCCCCAAGCACGCCCACGGTAGCGCCTGAATGCCCGGCGCTGACCCCGAAAATCGTCGAGACCAGACCATCGATCCCCGACGCCCCTCGACTCACAAGAACCTCGGGCGAATCGGATCCAGACGCACAAAAGAGATCAAGGTCCCGAACAGAGATCGAGTTGCCGACAAAAAGCGCTGCCTCGCGCGGAAGTGCCTGCACCACCGACCGAAGGATCGTTCCTTCCACTGGTTCGGTCGTATCCAGATAGCGATCGAGTCGGCCACGGGCCTCGAGACCTGCGGCAACCCAACCTGCCGCCCAGGCACTCCGGTCTGCGTTTTCCGGCAGAGACTCTGCAATCGTCGCAAGAATCGGCGCAAGCGGGCCGGAAATCAGGTGAGTAGCGGTTGCCGCAGGATCGGGCCATTCGCCGTTCTCTGCAAGAATCATTTGCGGAATCTCGGCACACGACATCAAAAATTGCCCGACCGCCTTGGAGGTCGGCAGGTCACCGATGCGCACCAGAAGATCGGGCAATTCCTTCGGTTGCCCGCCTCGCAGCAAGGCATCGTAGGCGTCCACACGGCCATCTTCGGGCTGCAGTCCTCGGACGTTCGCGGTGGCCTCTGCAAAAATGGCCGCTCCGACTCGGCCCGCAAGATTTCGCAACCCTGCCTCCGTCTCTCCTGCGTCCAACACGGTGGGCCCCATCACGATCAGTGGCCGCCGAGCGCCTGCCAAAAGATCGATCACATCCGCAGGCACGTCACCACTGAAGCCGCGAACCTGATGCGTGCGCGTATTTGGCTCGCGCGCACCCTTGCCGTCCTGGTCCGGCGGCGAAGGTACGATTCGTGGACCAAAGGGTTCCCGAAACTCGCAATTGAGATGAACCGGTCCGGACCGAACGCTGCAGGCCTCGGCAACCACTCGATCCGCGAGACGTCGCAAGGCCCTCTCACCGGAAGGTTCGGCCATCGATGCGGCAACATTCGACGCAAAGCGAACATAGGAGCCGAAAATCTCCTGCTGGTGGATCGTCTGGTTGGCCCCACAATCGTGAAGCTCCGGCGGTCGATCGGCACTCAGAACAATCAGGGGCACCCGGGAGAGGCTCGCCTCGATGATTGCAGGAAAATAGTTGGCCAGCGCGGTGCCCGACGTGCAAACCAACGCGACTGGTTTTCGCGAGGTCTTCGCAAGTCCGAGTGCAAAAAAACTGCCGGCTCGTTCATCGATATGCGAAAACACCTTCGCATCAGGGTGGTCGGCGAAAGCCAGCGTCAGAGGCGTCGATCGGCTTCCAGGCGAAATACATGCCGCCTCCACGCCGGAGGCTACCAGTTCTTCAACCAGGATCCGTGCCGTCCGAGCGGCTTCACTCTCCTGCTGCATCGACCCTAGGCTTCCAGAAATGCTTCCAGGATGGTGCGCATTTTCAGACGCGTCTCCTCCAGCTCGCCAGTCCATTCGGAGCCTGCGACAATGCCGGCCCCGGCATGCAGCGTCGCTTCTCCGGAACGAACCAGTGCCGTCCGAATCGCCACACTGATCTCGCCATCGGCGCCATCCATCCAACCGATCCCGCCGCCATACCACCCACGCGGCGACGACTCATGACGATTCAGGGCCGACGCGACTTCGGCGCGCGGCAACCCACCGAGAGCGGGTGTCGGGTGCAGTGTGGCTACCACGTCGAGGAAGGTCGCGTCGTCGAGCAACGTGCCGCGAATCGGGGTCCGCAAGTGCTGGACCGGACCCGCCGACATCGTCTCGGGGGTTTTCTCGGCCTTCACCTGATCGCAGAAGGGTGCAATGCGCTCGACCACGTCGGCGACGACCAATTGATGCTCATGACGCTCTTTGACACTTGTCTGCAGGGTCTCCGCCGCAGCTACTTCTTCGCTCGCTCCATCGCCTCGTCGCGCCGTTCCCGCGACCGCGGCTGTCCTCAACTCGCGATTTTCCACGCAGGCAAGAGTCTCGGGACTTGCTCCGAGAAAGGTGCTTCCATTGCGGCGCACGGCAAAAACATTGGCATGAGGATGGGCACGGCTAAGGTGTCGTGTCAGGCGGGGGACATGAAATTCCTCGACCGAAGAGACCCGCACAGCCCGCGACAGCACCAGCTTTTCCAATTGTCCGCTCTCGATTTCCGCGAGCGCACCCGAAACCGACCTCTGCCATTCGGCATCGGTTTCACGGGCACGCACGTGAAGGTCGAGGGAACTGCGCGTTCGTTTGGGTCGGCAAACCAGTTGCGTCAGATTTTCCTCAAGTGCGTCGAGAACCTCTCCGGGAGACTGCGCGGTATCGGCACTCGCTGCAAAAAGCTCGGTTCGGCCCGGACGCAGCAAGATCGCGACTCGAGGCAAATGAAAGGAGAGGGAGGCGAAGTCCGACCACTCCCCCGCGGGCGCATGTGCCGGGTCGAAGGCAAAACCACCGACAAGCAACGGTCTGGGCAAATCGGCACGGCTCAGGCGAGCCGCGATTTCGCGAAAGCGATCCGGCCCCGCCGCTTCAAAACCCTGCGCGACCCCACTCGACACAATCATTTCCTCGGAGCCCCGTGACCAGAGAAAGGCGGGCTCCTCGGGAGCCAGATCCCATAGAAGACGGGGGTCTCCCGAAAATTCGACCTGTCGACGCTCGATCCGGATTTCGGCTTCGGCGGGGACGCGATGGGGCATCGTCATGAGGATCCACCGGCCCGGGTCGCGATGAGCAATTGCACAGCGCCCGCTCCGAGAGCGATCCGCCGGACCTTGGCGAAACCGGCTTCTTCCAGCATCGCAATCAATTTCGGCGGCTCGGGCAGGTAGGCCGCGGATGCTGGCAGATAACGATAGGCCTCTCTGTCGGCGAGAAGTTGGCCCACCAGAGGAACTATTTTTTGAAAATAAAAACTATGAACCGCGCGGGCGGGGGCAAAGTTTGGCTGCGAGACTTCGAGGATCGCCAAACGACCGCCCGGCCGCAAGATTCTTGCGGACTCTGCGAAGACCGGCGGGATCGACAGAACGTTACGGAGCGCAAATGCCGTCGTGACGACGTCCACG is a genomic window of Candidatus Binatia bacterium containing:
- the menD gene encoding 2-succinyl-5-enolpyruvyl-6-hydroxy-3-cyclohexene-1-carboxylic-acid synthase produces the protein MQQESEAARTARILVEELVASGVEAACISPGSRSTPLTLAFADHPDAKVFSHIDERAGSFFALGLAKTSRKPVALVCTSGTALANYFPAIIEASLSRVPLIVLSADRPPELHDCGANQTIHQQEIFGSYVRFASNVAASMAEPSGERALRRLADRVVAEACSVRSGPVHLNCEFREPFGPRIVPSPPDQDGKGAREPNTRTHQVRGFSGDVPADVIDLLAGARRPLIVMGPTVLDAGETEAGLRNLAGRVGAAIFAEATANVRGLQPEDGRVDAYDALLRGGQPKELPDLLVRIGDLPTSKAVGQFLMSCAEIPQMILAENGEWPDPAATATHLISGPLAPILATIAESLPENADRSAWAAGWVAAGLEARGRLDRYLDTTEPVEGTILRSVVQALPREAALFVGNSISVRDLDLFCASGSDSPEVLVSRGASGIDGLVSTIFGVSAGHSGATVGVLGDVSFLHDAGGLLAATRADARAVLVVLDNDGGGIFDHLPLAGEGHPAFEDLFVTSHGRSIAEISRSYGVASTEVRAEQFPDALQAALSSGESHVLVVRIERRESLAAHREIGTLLSQVSGWN
- a CDS encoding isochorismate synthase codes for the protein MTMPHRVPAEAEIRIERRQVEFSGDPRLLWDLAPEEPAFLWSRGSEEMIVSSGVAQGFEAAGPDRFREIAARLSRADLPRPLLVGGFAFDPAHAPAGEWSDFASLSFHLPRVAILLRPGRTELFAASADTAQSPGEVLDALEENLTQLVCRPKRTRSSLDLHVRARETDAEWQRSVSGALAEIESGQLEKLVLSRAVRVSSVEEFHVPRLTRHLSRAHPHANVFAVRRNGSTFLGASPETLACVENRELRTAAVAGTARRGDGASEEVAAAETLQTSVKERHEHQLVVADVVERIAPFCDQVKAEKTPETMSAGPVQHLRTPIRGTLLDDATFLDVVATLHPTPALGGLPRAEVASALNRHESSPRGWYGGGIGWMDGADGEISVAIRTALVRSGEATLHAGAGIVAGSEWTGELEETRLKMRTILEAFLEA
- a CDS encoding ubiquinone/menaquinone biosynthesis methyltransferase; the protein is MSLPAQEEKARTVRDMFDRIAPGYDRMNVLMTGGLDRVWRRRLMREVAIQVGDRVVDLGCGTGDLIELATGAGAYAVGVDPAGGMLAVARDRGMGASVVQGDAMDIPLADQSVDVVTTAFALRNVLSIPPVFAESARILRPGGRLAILEVSQPNFAPARAVHSFYFQKIVPLVGQLLADREAYRYLPASAAYLPEPPKLIAMLEEAGFAKVRRIALGAGAVQLLIATRAGGSS